A genomic segment from Clostridium pasteurianum BC1 encodes:
- a CDS encoding spore coat protein yields MKEKDIMNDYLSMIKGSLSTYATVISETNDERLRQQFQQMRNSDEARQYKIYSAAKQKGYYVPAQPASQTEIDAVKTELTSQQ; encoded by the coding sequence ATGAAAGAAAAAGATATAATGAACGATTATCTAAGCATGATTAAGGGCAGTTTATCAACTTATGCTACTGTGATATCAGAAACTAATGATGAAAGATTACGTCAACAATTTCAACAAATGAGAAATTCAGATGAAGCTCGTCAATATAAAATTTATTCAGCTGCTAAACAGAAAGGTTACTATGTACCTGCCCAGCCAGCAAGTCAAACTGAAATAGATGCAGTTAAAACAGAATTAACTAGCCAACAATAA
- a CDS encoding Rpn family recombination-promoting nuclease/putative transposase, translating to MCRLNPKVDFAFKKLFASKENKDLLISFINSMLSENEQISDIELKNPYNIANYRKGKMTILDIKAVDDKGVWYDIEMQLAEQSFYDKRAFYYWAKVYSDQIESGDDFEVLRKTIAINILDFNYINEEDFHNVYKVFNEKSKKEFSNIFEMHFVELNKFNKDYSNLTSTLDRWVTFLNRAYEIDINKIPEELAVDKEIKKALEKLDIMYLDSEEREIYENDLKAMRDYKAGLKTAERKGREEGKAEGREEGKAEAKTEMAKSFLKIGLSIEQIAAGTGLTVEEIEKLSRRQ from the coding sequence GTGTGCAGACTAAATCCAAAGGTAGATTTTGCATTTAAAAAACTATTTGCAAGCAAAGAAAATAAGGATTTGTTGATATCCTTCATAAATTCAATGCTTTCAGAAAATGAACAGATTTCAGATATAGAATTAAAGAATCCATACAATATAGCAAATTATAGAAAAGGTAAAATGACAATACTGGATATAAAAGCAGTGGACGATAAAGGGGTATGGTATGACATAGAAATGCAGCTGGCAGAGCAAAGCTTTTATGATAAAAGGGCCTTTTACTACTGGGCAAAGGTATATTCAGATCAGATAGAAAGTGGCGATGATTTTGAAGTATTAAGAAAAACCATAGCTATAAATATACTGGATTTTAACTATATAAATGAAGAAGATTTTCACAATGTATACAAGGTATTTAATGAGAAGAGTAAAAAAGAATTTTCCAATATATTTGAAATGCATTTTGTTGAGTTAAATAAATTCAATAAGGATTACAGCAATTTAACCAGTACCTTAGACAGATGGGTAACCTTTTTAAATAGAGCCTATGAGATAGATATAAATAAAATACCAGAAGAATTGGCAGTGGATAAAGAAATAAAGAAAGCACTGGAAAAGCTTGATATTATGTATCTTGATAGTGAAGAAAGAGAAATATATGAGAATGACTTAAAGGCTATGAGAGATTATAAGGCCGGTCTTAAGACTGCTGAGAGAAAGGGAAGAGAAGAAGGAAAAGCTGAAGGAAGAGAAGAAGGAAAAGCTGAAGCTAAGACTGAAATGGCAAAAAGCTTTTTAAAAATAGGATTAAGTATAGAACAAATAGCAGCAGGAACTGGGCTTACTGTTGAAGAAATTGAAAAATTGTCACGAAGACAATGA
- a CDS encoding GerAB/ArcD/ProY family transporter encodes MKEKLTSYQILAIMFLVPYGTASLFFLAPDTKNDIWVALLFYSIVFIIMQMVYISLFNKYPEDSIVTYLPKIYGKYIGFILGIIYMWFFAYDAARDLRDFTELTTSFALIRTPAYIISSIFIVIITYSVYKGIENIGNMVQIGFIVVIFFSILAFILLSISKGALKFYNIYPILHMNFIKLISKGWKLSMFPYGEFITMTMLYPFLMQKSKLNKTVIFVSILEGIFIALNHILFIVTLGYEFASSTAYPLLEAVRLIHIGDFLNRLDIIFIVVLMLGGFFKISILMYASALGISQVFKIKNWGLLCTILGVLILITSFIIADTYPEHMYIGWNIALTYIFPPIVIGIPLISLIIYYFKKMIKT; translated from the coding sequence ATGAAAGAAAAATTAACATCATATCAAATTTTAGCAATAATGTTTTTAGTGCCTTACGGAACTGCAAGCTTATTTTTTCTAGCACCAGATACTAAGAACGATATTTGGGTTGCATTGTTGTTTTATTCAATAGTTTTTATAATTATGCAAATGGTTTATATAAGTCTTTTTAATAAATACCCTGAAGATTCCATAGTAACATATTTACCTAAAATATATGGGAAATATATTGGATTTATATTAGGCATTATATACATGTGGTTTTTTGCCTATGATGCTGCCAGAGATTTAAGGGATTTTACTGAACTTACAACGTCTTTTGCACTGATAAGAACACCTGCGTACATAATATCATCAATTTTTATAGTTATTATTACTTATAGTGTTTATAAAGGCATTGAGAATATAGGAAATATGGTACAGATAGGCTTTATCGTTGTAATATTTTTCAGTATTCTTGCTTTTATATTACTATCTATAAGCAAAGGTGCTTTAAAATTTTACAACATATATCCAATTTTACATATGAATTTCATAAAATTAATTTCAAAAGGATGGAAACTTTCTATGTTTCCCTATGGTGAATTTATAACTATGACTATGTTATATCCTTTCCTAATGCAAAAAAGTAAATTAAATAAAACTGTGATTTTTGTGTCAATTTTAGAGGGTATATTTATTGCATTAAACCATATTCTATTTATAGTAACTTTAGGATATGAATTTGCCAGTTCAACTGCCTATCCTTTACTTGAAGCTGTTAGATTAATACATATTGGCGACTTTTTAAATAGGTTAGATATAATATTTATAGTGGTTTTAATGCTAGGTGGATTTTTTAAAATATCTATACTAATGTATGCATCAGCACTAGGAATTTCACAGGTATTTAAGATTAAAAATTGGGGGCTACTGTGTACTATATTAGGAGTATTAATATTAATCACTTCATTTATAATTGCAGATACTTATCCAGAACATATGTATATTGGTTGGAATATTGCTTTAACGTATATTTTTCCTCCAATTGTTATTGGAATTCCGTTAATATCCCTTATAATTTATTATTTCAAAAAAATGATAAAAACATAG